Proteins from a genomic interval of Sphingomonas sp. Y38-1Y:
- a CDS encoding ABC transporter transmembrane domain-containing protein, which produces MAQAAPPAPPPRKLSNLLVVWRFTRAYPLQLAAAVLALIVAATATLYIPRTFQLVVDNGFAGGDAAAIAPYFHRLLMVVGVLAVATAARFWFVSWLAERTVADMRVAVQRNLLRLAPRWFEENRPSEIASRLTADTAIVEQIVGSTVSIALRNLLVGVGGTIYLFALSPKIAGYLILGLPLIVAPMVALGSRVRRLSRSSQDRVAEIGATANETLGAMKIVQAFGQERREADRFAAAVDRGFATAKARFGTRALMTALVISLLFGAVTLIIWEAVADVASGRTTGGSITAFVLTAGLVTGAFGALIEVYGDLLRASGAAARLAELLAETPDIAAPANPVPLPVPPQGRITFDRVEFRYPTRLEVAALDDFTLDVAPGETVAVVGPSGAGKSTLFQLAERFYDPQVGEVRIDGVPVHRADPEDVRARIAMVPQETVIFAASARDNLRYGHWNASDEAIWAAAEAANAATFLRELPQGLDTFLGEGGARLSGGQRQRVAIARALLRDAPILLLDEATSALDAESERLVQDALERLMESRTTLVIAHRLATVRNADRIVVMEAGRIVETGTHAELAARSGLYARLAALQFNEVAERN; this is translated from the coding sequence ATGGCCCAAGCTGCCCCGCCCGCCCCGCCCCCGCGCAAGCTTTCGAACCTGCTCGTCGTCTGGCGTTTCACGCGGGCCTATCCGCTGCAACTGGCCGCGGCGGTGCTCGCGCTGATCGTCGCAGCGACCGCGACGCTCTATATCCCGCGCACCTTCCAGCTCGTCGTGGACAACGGCTTTGCTGGCGGCGATGCGGCGGCGATCGCGCCCTATTTCCATCGGCTGCTGATGGTCGTCGGCGTGCTCGCCGTGGCGACCGCGGCGCGCTTCTGGTTCGTTTCCTGGCTGGCCGAGCGGACCGTCGCCGACATGCGCGTCGCGGTCCAGCGCAACCTCCTTCGCCTCGCGCCGCGCTGGTTCGAGGAGAACCGCCCGTCGGAGATCGCCAGCCGCCTGACCGCCGACACCGCAATCGTCGAACAGATCGTCGGCTCCACCGTCTCGATCGCGCTTCGCAACCTGCTCGTCGGCGTCGGCGGCACGATCTATCTCTTCGCATTGAGCCCCAAGATCGCGGGCTATCTGATCCTCGGCCTGCCGCTGATCGTCGCGCCGATGGTGGCGCTCGGCAGCCGGGTGCGACGCCTGTCGCGGTCGAGCCAGGACCGCGTGGCGGAAATCGGCGCGACCGCGAACGAGACGCTCGGCGCGATGAAGATCGTCCAGGCGTTCGGGCAGGAACGGCGAGAGGCCGATCGCTTCGCCGCCGCGGTCGATCGCGGCTTCGCGACCGCCAAGGCGCGGTTCGGCACCCGCGCGCTGATGACCGCGCTCGTCATCTCGCTGCTGTTCGGCGCGGTCACGCTTATCATCTGGGAAGCGGTCGCCGACGTCGCCTCCGGCCGTACGACCGGCGGCTCGATCACCGCGTTCGTGCTGACCGCGGGCCTCGTCACCGGCGCGTTCGGCGCGCTGATCGAGGTGTATGGCGACCTTCTGCGCGCGTCCGGTGCCGCCGCGCGGCTGGCCGAACTGCTGGCCGAGACGCCCGACATCGCCGCGCCCGCCAATCCCGTGCCGCTTCCGGTGCCGCCACAGGGTCGCATCACCTTCGACCGGGTCGAGTTCCGCTATCCAACGCGGCTGGAGGTCGCCGCGCTCGACGACTTCACGCTCGACGTCGCACCGGGTGAGACCGTCGCCGTCGTCGGCCCCTCAGGCGCGGGCAAGTCGACCTTGTTCCAGCTCGCCGAGCGTTTCTACGATCCGCAGGTTGGCGAGGTGCGGATCGACGGCGTCCCCGTCCACCGCGCCGATCCGGAGGACGTCCGCGCCCGCATCGCCATGGTGCCGCAGGAAACGGTGATCTTCGCCGCCTCCGCCCGCGACAATCTGCGCTATGGCCACTGGAACGCGAGTGACGAGGCGATCTGGGCCGCAGCGGAAGCGGCCAATGCCGCCACCTTCCTTCGCGAGCTGCCGCAGGGCCTCGACACGTTTCTGGGCGAGGGCGGCGCACGTCTGTCGGGCGGCCAGCGCCAGCGCGTCGCGATCGCCCGCGCGCTGCTTCGCGACGCGCCCATCCTGCTCCTCGACGAGGCGACCTCCGCCTTGGATGCGGAGAGCGAGCGGCTAGTGCAGGACGCGCTCGAACGGCTGATGGAAAGCCGCACCACGCTCGTCATCGCACACCGCCTGGCGACCGTCCGCAACGCCGACCGCATCGTCGTCATGGAAGCCGGCCGGATCGTCGAAACCGGCACCCATGCCGAGCTTGCCGCGCGAAGCGGGCTTTACGCGCGGCTCGCGGCGCTGCAATTCAACGAGGTTGCAGAACGAAACTGA
- a CDS encoding cysteine synthase A gives MHTATDTIALIGNTPLVRLAGPSEAAGAEIFAKCEFANPGASVKDRAARFIVEDAEEKGLIQPGGTIVEGTAGNTGIGLALVANAKGYKTIIVMPETQSREKMDTLRALGAELVLVPAAPYSNPGHFVHTSRRIAEETANAIWANQFDNIANRRAHIVGTAPEIWEQMEGRVDGFTCAVGTGGTLAGVALGLKEKDANVRIALSDPHGAALYEYYAHGELKAEGSSVAEGIGQGRITANLEGAPIDTQYRISDAEGYEWVRRLLDEEGLCLGLSSGINVAGAVRLAREIGPGSRVATILCDTGFRYLSTLYNQEWLAAKGLAA, from the coding sequence ATGCACACCGCCACCGACACGATCGCGCTTATCGGCAACACCCCGCTCGTCCGCCTTGCCGGCCCGAGCGAAGCGGCCGGCGCCGAGATCTTCGCCAAGTGCGAGTTCGCCAATCCCGGCGCCAGCGTGAAGGACCGCGCCGCGCGCTTCATCGTCGAGGATGCCGAGGAGAAGGGGCTGATCCAGCCCGGCGGCACGATCGTCGAGGGGACGGCGGGCAATACCGGCATCGGCCTCGCGCTGGTCGCCAATGCCAAGGGCTACAAGACGATCATCGTCATGCCGGAGACGCAGAGCCGCGAGAAGATGGACACGCTGCGCGCGTTGGGCGCCGAGCTCGTGCTGGTGCCGGCCGCGCCCTATTCGAACCCCGGCCATTTCGTCCACACCAGCCGCCGCATCGCCGAGGAGACGGCAAATGCGATCTGGGCGAACCAGTTCGACAACATCGCCAATCGCCGCGCGCACATCGTCGGCACCGCGCCCGAGATCTGGGAGCAGATGGAGGGGCGCGTCGACGGCTTCACCTGTGCGGTGGGCACGGGCGGGACGCTGGCCGGCGTCGCGCTGGGGCTGAAGGAGAAGGACGCGAATGTCCGCATCGCGCTCAGCGATCCGCACGGCGCCGCGCTCTACGAATATTACGCGCATGGCGAGCTGAAGGCGGAGGGATCGTCGGTTGCCGAAGGGATCGGACAGGGGCGGATCACCGCCAATCTGGAGGGCGCGCCGATCGACACCCAGTACCGCATTTCCGATGCCGAGGGGTATGAATGGGTCCGCCGGCTGCTCGACGAGGAGGGGCTGTGCCTGGGGCTGTCGTCGGGGATCAACGTCGCTGGGGCAGTGCGGCTGGCGCGTGAGATCGGGCCGGGATCGCGCGTGGCGACAATCCTGTGCGATACCGGGTTCCGGTATCTGTCGACGCTGTACAATCAGGAGTGGCTGGCGGCGAAGGGGTTGGCGGCCTGA
- a CDS encoding nuclear transport factor 2 family protein, with amino-acid sequence MGLSSVDPVTKLELHEVLSRYCWSLDHVDMAEWEQLFTIDAHFAKPGMETLEGRAAIMRLPEDLQSRFGGNSRHHFTNIIVDRAASGREMKVRALLTVRDCMNCDPVASADCIILMRRTDHWRIASFEATSVCKANGLPRAAGEGEARVH; translated from the coding sequence ATGGGCCTGTCGAGCGTCGATCCCGTCACCAAGCTGGAACTGCACGAGGTGCTGAGCCGCTATTGCTGGTCGCTCGACCATGTCGACATGGCCGAGTGGGAGCAGCTCTTCACCATCGACGCGCACTTCGCCAAGCCAGGGATGGAAACGCTGGAAGGGCGTGCCGCGATCATGCGCCTTCCCGAGGATCTGCAGTCGCGATTCGGCGGCAATTCGCGGCACCACTTCACCAACATCATCGTCGACCGCGCCGCCAGCGGACGCGAGATGAAGGTTCGCGCGCTGCTGACCGTGCGCGACTGCATGAACTGCGATCCCGTCGCGTCGGCGGACTGCATCATCCTGATGCGCCGCACCGACCATTGGCGGATCGCGAGCTTCGAGGCGACGTCGGTCTGCAAGGCGAATGGCCTGCCCCGCGCTGCTGGCGAAGGCGAAGCGCGGGTGCATTGA
- a CDS encoding DUF3072 domain-containing protein, with protein sequence MADTHNPKTEPFSNAEKDPDDWTTGDEPMTGAQASYLKTLSEEAGETFDESLTKADASKAIDALQAKTGRGTGT encoded by the coding sequence GTGGCCGACACGCACAATCCCAAGACCGAACCCTTCTCCAATGCCGAGAAGGATCCCGACGACTGGACGACCGGCGACGAACCGATGACCGGCGCGCAGGCGAGCTACCTCAAGACGCTGAGCGAAGAAGCGGGCGAGACGTTCGACGAGTCGCTGACCAAGGCGGACGCGTCCAAGGCGATCGACGCGCTTCAGGCGAAAACGGGCCGAGGAACCGGAACTTAG
- the ald gene encoding alanine dehydrogenase: protein MRIGVPKEIKNHEYRVGLTPPSVAELVAAGHEVVVETKAGGGIDFEDDDYVAAGARIVATAAEVFAQSDMIVKVKEPQASEIAMLEPRHTLFTYLHLAADKPQAEGLMKSGATCIAYETVTSDSRSLPLLKPMSEVAGRMSVQVGAHYLEKEQGGRGVLLGGVPGVAPARVAILGGGVSGVNAAQMAVGMRADVTIYDINNDRLAELDMFFSSQIKTAYASKAAIAAAVKNAHLVIGAVLVPGAAAPKLVTREMVKTMKRGSVMVDIAIDQGGCFETSHATTHEDPVFEVDGVIHYCVANMPGAVARTSAFALNNATLPFALRLANLGAEAAMKADRHLANGLNVYKGNIAFKAVADDLGLPFQAWAA from the coding sequence ATGCGGATCGGCGTGCCCAAGGAAATCAAGAACCACGAATATCGCGTCGGCCTGACCCCGCCATCGGTCGCCGAGCTCGTCGCTGCGGGCCATGAGGTCGTGGTCGAGACCAAGGCAGGCGGCGGCATCGATTTCGAAGATGACGATTACGTCGCCGCCGGCGCGCGCATCGTCGCCACTGCGGCGGAAGTCTTCGCGCAGAGCGACATGATCGTGAAGGTCAAGGAGCCGCAGGCCAGCGAGATCGCGATGCTCGAGCCGCGCCACACGCTCTTCACCTATCTCCACCTCGCCGCCGACAAGCCGCAGGCCGAGGGGCTGATGAAGTCGGGCGCAACCTGCATCGCGTACGAGACCGTCACCAGCGACTCGCGCAGTCTGCCGCTGCTCAAGCCGATGAGCGAAGTCGCTGGCCGCATGTCGGTCCAGGTCGGCGCGCACTATCTGGAGAAGGAACAGGGCGGCCGCGGCGTGCTGCTGGGCGGCGTGCCCGGCGTCGCGCCGGCGCGGGTCGCGATCCTCGGCGGCGGCGTGTCGGGCGTCAACGCCGCGCAGATGGCGGTCGGCATGCGCGCCGACGTCACCATCTACGACATCAACAACGACCGCCTGGCCGAGCTCGACATGTTCTTTTCGAGCCAGATCAAGACCGCCTACGCATCGAAGGCGGCGATCGCAGCCGCGGTGAAGAACGCGCACCTCGTCATCGGCGCGGTGCTCGTCCCCGGTGCCGCCGCGCCCAAGCTCGTCACGCGCGAGATGGTCAAGACGATGAAGCGCGGCTCGGTGATGGTCGACATCGCCATCGACCAGGGCGGCTGTTTCGAGACGAGCCATGCCACCACCCATGAGGACCCGGTGTTCGAGGTGGACGGCGTGATCCACTATTGCGTCGCCAACATGCCGGGCGCGGTCGCGCGCACCAGCGCCTTCGCGCTCAACAATGCGACGCTCCCCTTCGCCCTCCGCCTCGCCAACCTGGGCGCGGAAGCGGCGATGAAGGCCGATCGCCACCTCGCCAACGGTCTCAACGTCTACAAGGGCAACATCGCGTTCAAGGCGGTCGCCGACGATCTCGGCCTGCCGTTCCAGGCCTGGGCCGCCTGA
- a CDS encoding Lrp/AsnC family transcriptional regulator, protein MHIDRIDRAILRVLADDARAPVARVADACGLSQSACSRRIAALEAAGAIRGYGARLGARRLGVHVTALVDITLSTQVEEDLAAFERAVGAIPGVVGCALVSGGQDYRLTILARDLDDYERLHREHLGRLPGVTTINSSFVLREVPTLGEAEAMLGT, encoded by the coding sequence ATGCATATCGACCGGATCGACCGTGCCATCCTGCGCGTCCTTGCCGACGATGCGCGCGCGCCCGTCGCCCGCGTCGCGGATGCGTGCGGCCTCTCTCAATCCGCCTGCTCGCGCCGCATCGCCGCGCTGGAGGCCGCGGGGGCGATCCGCGGCTATGGCGCGCGGCTGGGCGCCCGGCGACTCGGCGTCCATGTCACGGCCCTGGTCGACATCACGCTGTCGACCCAAGTCGAAGAGGACCTTGCCGCGTTCGAGCGAGCGGTGGGCGCGATCCCCGGCGTCGTCGGCTGCGCGCTGGTGTCGGGGGGACAGGATTATCGGCTGACCATCCTCGCCCGCGATCTGGACGACTACGAGCGGCTGCACCGCGAGCATCTGGGCCGGCTGCCCGGCGTGACGACGATCAACTCCAGCTTCGTCCTGCGCGAGGTGCCCACGCTGGGCGAGGCGGAGGCGATGCTGGGGACGTAA
- a CDS encoding potassium transporter Kup — translation MWKLVVGAIGIVFGDIGTSPLYAMKETFIGHHPLPVEPFFVYGVVSLVFWTMVMIVTVKYVGFIMRADNNGEGGSMSLLALITRRSGGAGWTASLVMLGVFATALFYGDSVITPAISVLSAVEGLTTVNPGFTPWVLPIATAILVFLFVLQARGTETMGKLFGPIVLVYFATLAGLGIMHIVTRPEVLMALSPHYAAEFFAMRPLLAFLALGSVVLAVTGAEALYADMGHFGRKPISIAWLYLVFPALVLNYLGQAALLLNDPSAASNPFFRMAPEEWRLPLVILATMATVIASQAVISGAFSITQQAIQLGFIPRMRITHTSATTVGQIYIPMVNWTLLVMVLLLVFTFGNSTDLAAAYGIAVTGTMFITTCMLGVLMWRVWAFNRFLAGGLFAAFLVIDGAYLASNMLKVTDGGWFPLLIGIIIFTLLTTWSKGRKLMMERLRESAMPIKVFIQSAANSATRVPGTAVFMTSTPEGVPHALLHNLKHNKVLHERVILLTVKIIDEPYVAEANRVRLEHLESGFHRMVLCYGFMEEVDVPAALKRVHNCEGEFRMMETSFFLARQTLLPSARPGMMIWREKLFAWMLRNAESAMEFFRLPTNRVVELGSQVEI, via the coding sequence ATGTGGAAACTCGTCGTCGGCGCGATCGGCATCGTGTTCGGCGACATCGGCACCAGCCCGCTCTACGCGATGAAGGAGACCTTCATCGGCCACCATCCGCTGCCGGTCGAGCCCTTCTTCGTCTACGGCGTCGTCAGCCTCGTCTTCTGGACGATGGTGATGATCGTCACCGTCAAATATGTCGGCTTCATCATGCGCGCCGACAATAATGGCGAAGGCGGGAGCATGTCGCTGCTCGCGCTCATCACCCGGCGGAGCGGCGGGGCGGGCTGGACCGCCAGCCTGGTCATGCTGGGCGTGTTCGCCACCGCGCTCTTCTATGGCGACAGCGTCATCACGCCCGCCATCTCGGTGCTGTCCGCGGTCGAGGGGCTGACGACGGTCAATCCCGGCTTCACGCCCTGGGTGCTGCCGATCGCCACCGCCATCCTCGTTTTCCTGTTCGTGCTCCAGGCGCGGGGTACGGAGACGATGGGCAAGCTGTTCGGGCCGATCGTGCTCGTCTATTTCGCGACGCTCGCCGGTCTCGGCATCATGCACATCGTCACGCGGCCGGAAGTGCTGATGGCGCTGTCGCCGCATTATGCCGCCGAGTTCTTCGCGATGCGGCCGCTGCTCGCCTTCCTCGCGCTCGGCTCGGTCGTGCTCGCGGTGACGGGGGCCGAAGCGCTCTATGCCGACATGGGCCATTTCGGGCGCAAGCCGATCTCGATCGCCTGGCTCTATCTCGTCTTTCCGGCGCTGGTGCTCAACTATCTGGGCCAGGCGGCGCTGCTGCTCAACGATCCGTCGGCGGCGTCCAATCCCTTCTTCCGCATGGCGCCGGAGGAGTGGCGCCTGCCGCTCGTCATCCTGGCGACGATGGCGACGGTGATCGCCAGTCAGGCGGTGATCTCCGGCGCGTTCTCGATCACGCAGCAGGCGATCCAGCTCGGCTTCATCCCGCGGATGCGGATCACGCACACCAGTGCGACGACGGTCGGCCAGATCTATATCCCGATGGTCAACTGGACGCTGCTGGTCATGGTGCTGTTGCTGGTGTTCACCTTCGGCAACTCGACCGACCTCGCCGCCGCCTATGGCATCGCGGTCACCGGCACGATGTTCATTACTACCTGCATGCTGGGCGTGCTGATGTGGCGCGTCTGGGCGTTCAACCGCTTCCTGGCGGGCGGGCTGTTCGCCGCGTTCCTGGTCATCGACGGCGCGTACCTTGCGTCGAACATGCTCAAGGTAACCGATGGCGGCTGGTTCCCGCTGCTCATCGGCATCATCATCTTCACGCTGCTGACCACCTGGTCGAAGGGGCGCAAGCTGATGATGGAGCGGCTTCGCGAAAGCGCGATGCCGATCAAGGTGTTCATCCAGTCGGCCGCCAATTCGGCGACGCGCGTGCCCGGCACCGCGGTGTTCATGACCTCGACGCCGGAGGGCGTGCCGCACGCGCTGCTCCACAACCTCAAGCACAACAAGGTGCTGCACGAGCGTGTGATCCTGTTGACCGTCAAGATCATCGACGAGCCCTATGTGGCCGAGGCCAATCGCGTCCGGCTGGAGCATCTGGAAAGCGGCTTCCACCGCATGGTCCTCTGCTACGGCTTCATGGAAGAGGTCGATGTTCCCGCCGCCCTGAAGCGCGTCCACAATTGCGAGGGCGAGTTCCGGATGATGGAGACGAGCTTCTTCCTTGCCCGCCAGACATTGCTCCCCTCGGCGCGGCCGGGGATGATGATCTGGCGCGAGAAGCTGTTCGCATGGATGCTGCGCAACGCCGAAAGCGCGATGGAGTTCTTCCGCCTTCCCACCAATCGCGTCGTCGAGCTGGGCAGCCAGGTGGAGATTTGA
- a CDS encoding 2'-5' RNA ligase family protein, translating into MSDLDAPVIVTALFGAADAAWLTGLRQRHFPPERNHLDAHLTLFHHIAPSLAPEVKQRLVAETRGIAPPQARVGGVMSLGRGTAFRIESPELEAIRARLADAFRGMLMPQDQAGWRPHVTIQNKVEPAAAKALKAEIEAGFSPRPLAIAGLAAWWYRGGPWQPLSRHMFA; encoded by the coding sequence TTGAGCGACCTGGACGCGCCCGTTATCGTCACGGCGCTGTTCGGGGCGGCGGACGCGGCGTGGTTGACGGGGCTGCGCCAGCGCCACTTTCCGCCAGAGCGTAACCATCTCGACGCGCACCTGACGCTGTTCCACCACATCGCGCCGAGCCTGGCGCCCGAGGTCAAGCAGCGGCTGGTCGCGGAGACGCGCGGGATCGCACCGCCCCAGGCGCGCGTCGGCGGCGTCATGTCGCTGGGGCGGGGGACCGCATTCCGCATCGAGAGCCCTGAGCTGGAGGCGATCCGCGCCCGCTTGGCCGATGCGTTTCGCGGCATGCTGATGCCGCAGGACCAGGCCGGCTGGCGCCCGCACGTCACGATCCAGAACAAGGTCGAGCCCGCCGCGGCGAAGGCGCTCAAGGCCGAGATCGAGGCCGGGTTCAGCCCGCGGCCGCTGGCGATCGCGGGGCTGGCGGCATGGTGGTATCGCGGCGGTCCGTGGCAGCCGCTCAGCCGCCACATGTTCGCTTGA
- a CDS encoding ROK family protein, with amino-acid sequence MGGKRLYGCVEAGGTKFVCSLADDCGPIGERVRIATTTPDETLAAVRAFFAAASAERGPIDTYGIGSFGPVDRDRGSADWGSILNTPKPGWSGTKLVAGIAGDTPAGFDTDVAAAAMAEAAVGRIGGVVVYITVGTGIGGGVVVDGVPLDGERHAEMGHFRVPRHPDDTDFPGRCPYHGDCLEGIASGPAIFDRWGASLSELPGDHPGHAIVAQALAHLAIALIATLSPRRIAFGGGVLGTPGMIDRIRAETRRLDNGYLLPPQAVDAVVAPSALSGDAGLLGAWMLARAVRPG; translated from the coding sequence ATGGGCGGCAAGCGACTTTATGGGTGCGTCGAGGCGGGCGGCACCAAGTTCGTCTGCTCGCTCGCCGACGACTGTGGCCCGATCGGCGAGCGTGTTCGTATCGCGACGACGACGCCGGACGAGACGCTGGCCGCGGTCCGCGCCTTCTTCGCCGCGGCGAGTGCCGAGCGCGGGCCGATCGACACCTATGGCATCGGCAGCTTCGGTCCCGTCGATCGCGACCGCGGCTCGGCCGATTGGGGATCGATCCTCAACACGCCCAAGCCCGGCTGGAGCGGCACGAAGCTGGTGGCGGGGATCGCCGGCGACACCCCCGCCGGCTTCGATACCGACGTCGCCGCGGCGGCTATGGCAGAGGCCGCGGTCGGCAGGATCGGCGGCGTGGTCGTGTATATCACCGTGGGCACGGGCATCGGAGGCGGGGTGGTCGTCGATGGCGTACCGCTGGACGGCGAGCGCCACGCCGAGATGGGCCATTTCCGCGTACCCCGCCATCCGGACGACACCGACTTTCCCGGCCGCTGCCCCTATCATGGCGACTGCCTGGAGGGGATCGCGTCGGGGCCCGCGATCTTCGATCGCTGGGGCGCGTCGCTGTCGGAACTGCCCGGCGACCATCCGGGACACGCCATCGTCGCCCAGGCGCTCGCCCATCTGGCGATCGCGCTGATCGCCACGCTGTCGCCGCGGCGGATCGCGTTTGGCGGGGGCGTGCTCGGGACGCCCGGAATGATCGACCGCATCCGTGCGGAGACGCGGCGACTGGACAATGGCTATCTGCTGCCCCCGCAAGCGGTGGATGCGGTCGTCGCGCCCTCCGCTTTGTCGGGCGATGCCGGCCTGCTCGGCGCGTGGATGCTTGCGCGGGCCGTACGGCCCGGCTGA
- a CDS encoding CsbD family protein: protein MNKHEVRGSVRHVGGAAEKAIGDVVDSNDLRVGGVVDQVAGSAEHLFGRVKSIAEDAADATPGLIEAARDRVEDAAHRSAHVARKAAHKAKGEPLWIGTAVAAIAGYAIGALVHRRRG from the coding sequence ATGAACAAGCATGAGGTTCGCGGCAGCGTCCGCCACGTCGGCGGCGCCGCCGAAAAGGCGATCGGGGACGTGGTCGACAGCAACGACCTTCGCGTGGGCGGCGTCGTCGATCAGGTCGCGGGCAGCGCCGAGCATCTGTTCGGCCGTGTGAAGTCGATCGCCGAGGATGCGGCCGACGCGACGCCGGGCCTGATCGAGGCCGCGCGCGACCGCGTCGAGGACGCCGCGCATCGCTCTGCCCATGTCGCGCGGAAGGCGGCGCACAAGGCCAAGGGCGAGCCGCTGTGGATCGGTACGGCGGTCGCCGCGATCGCCGGCTATGCCATCGGCGCGCTCGTCCACCGACGCCGGGGCTGA
- a CDS encoding PAS domain S-box protein has protein sequence MKAVAKSLRETADLRHLRQIVAGLDEGVILIDPDETLLWANAAALAMHGVDRLEDLGRDVDDYRRRFQLRYRNNHRLAADDYPIERVVNGDSFSEVVVEVTVAGEDEPRWVHQVRSLVLNDDDEGEPSCVVLVIQDVTARFEAEDRFEQSFNANPAPALICRLADLRYVKVNQGFLEMTGHQRDQVLCRTVYDLDVLREADRRDLAKARLCDGATIPQMEAELELPEGGTKLVIVAGQPIDMGGEPCMLFTFADLEPRRKAEAALRHSEERFTRTFQLAPVPMAIGARDGHRLCEVNASFTELTGYAATDIIGRSLAETGLWADADVRRDVESAIEHGRDLRGHDVRIVAKDGGTADCLVSTEAITIGGDACVLWAFQDITQRKATELELVEAIEAVMKDTRWFSRSIMDKLARLRAPQPEVSGAGLDDLTAREREVLALICRGLDDKSIARALGVSGNTVRNHVARIYGKIGVNRRTAAAAWARARGFDSDAVAPVKRETAS, from the coding sequence ATGAAGGCCGTGGCCAAGTCGCTGCGCGAGACCGCGGATCTGCGCCACCTGCGCCAGATCGTCGCAGGCCTCGACGAAGGCGTGATCCTGATCGATCCCGACGAGACGTTGCTGTGGGCGAATGCCGCGGCGCTGGCGATGCACGGGGTCGATCGGCTCGAGGATCTCGGCCGCGACGTCGACGATTATCGCCGGCGCTTCCAGCTGCGCTATCGCAACAACCATCGGCTTGCCGCCGACGACTACCCGATCGAGCGCGTCGTCAACGGCGACAGCTTCTCCGAAGTGGTGGTCGAGGTGACGGTGGCGGGCGAGGACGAACCGCGCTGGGTGCATCAGGTGCGCAGCCTCGTCCTCAACGACGATGACGAGGGCGAGCCGTCGTGCGTCGTGCTCGTCATCCAGGACGTGACCGCGCGGTTCGAGGCGGAGGATCGGTTCGAGCAGTCGTTCAACGCCAATCCGGCGCCTGCGCTGATCTGTCGCCTGGCCGACCTTCGCTACGTCAAGGTCAACCAGGGTTTCCTCGAGATGACCGGGCACCAGCGCGATCAGGTGCTGTGCCGCACCGTCTATGACCTCGACGTGCTGCGCGAGGCCGATCGCCGCGATCTGGCCAAGGCGCGGCTGTGCGACGGCGCGACGATCCCGCAGATGGAGGCGGAGCTCGAGCTGCCCGAGGGTGGCACCAAGCTCGTCATCGTCGCCGGACAGCCCATCGACATGGGCGGCGAGCCCTGCATGCTGTTCACCTTCGCCGACCTCGAGCCCCGGCGAAAGGCCGAGGCGGCGCTTCGCCACAGCGAGGAGCGCTTCACGCGCACGTTCCAGCTTGCGCCGGTGCCGATGGCGATCGGTGCGCGCGACGGTCATCGGCTGTGCGAGGTCAATGCCAGCTTTACCGAGCTGACGGGGTATGCGGCGACCGACATCATCGGCCGTTCGCTGGCCGAGACCGGATTGTGGGCAGACGCGGACGTCCGCCGCGATGTCGAGAGCGCGATCGAGCATGGCCGCGACCTGCGCGGGCATGACGTGCGCATCGTGGCGAAAGACGGGGGGACGGCCGACTGCCTCGTGTCGACCGAGGCGATCACCATCGGCGGCGATGCGTGCGTGCTCTGGGCGTTTCAGGACATCACCCAGCGCAAGGCGACCGAACTCGAACTGGTCGAGGCGATCGAGGCGGTGATGAAGGACACGCGCTGGTTCAGTCGATCGATCATGGACAAGCTCGCGCGGCTGCGGGCGCCCCAGCCGGAAGTGTCGGGTGCGGGGCTGGACGACCTGACCGCGCGCGAGCGCGAGGTGCTGGCGCTGATCTGCCGCGGGCTGGACGACAAGAGCATCGCGCGGGCGCTGGGTGTGTCGGGCAACACCGTGCGCAACCATGTCGCGCGGATCTATGGCAAGATCGGCGTCAATCGCCGCACTGCCGCCGCTGCCTGGGCGCGCGCACGCGGGTTCGACAGCGATGCGGTGGCGCCGGTGAAGCGAGAGACTGCGTCATGA
- a CDS encoding entericidin A/B family lipoprotein — MKKIAMMAGLSALVTLAACNTVNGAGKDLSSAGSAVSGASGQKGKN; from the coding sequence ATGAAGAAGATCGCGATGATGGCGGGGCTGTCCGCACTCGTCACGCTGGCGGCGTGCAACACCGTCAACGGCGCGGGCAAGGATCTGAGCTCGGCCGGCAGCGCCGTGTCGGGCGCGTCGGGTCAGAAGGGCAAGAATTAA